One stretch of Chryseobacterium indologenes DNA includes these proteins:
- a CDS encoding nucleotidyltransferase domain-containing protein — translation MGAPHNIKRYGELWPEFRIRLGLEILEKLKNKVIISGGWAWHFMSETGHTEYKHAHDHKDIDVFVKKENVAEVVIILQQEGFQKVWTRYDHLPSEENFRRYEKTVELENEKYHRITIDFFERNDLETVDANGFTVVKPDLLLSFYRNIHSSDKCWAVMAAKELLQKGINPVGHPLLSKMPK, via the coding sequence ATGGGAGCACCTCATAACATAAAAAGATATGGAGAACTCTGGCCGGAATTCAGAATCCGGTTAGGGCTCGAAATATTAGAAAAACTAAAGAATAAAGTCATCATATCAGGTGGCTGGGCCTGGCATTTTATGTCAGAAACAGGGCATACAGAATATAAACATGCCCACGATCACAAGGATATTGATGTCTTTGTAAAGAAAGAAAACGTAGCTGAAGTAGTCATCATTCTTCAACAGGAAGGGTTTCAGAAAGTCTGGACCCGTTATGACCATCTTCCGAGCGAAGAGAACTTCAGACGGTATGAAAAAACAGTAGAATTGGAAAATGAAAAGTATCACAGAATCACCATCGATTTCTTTGAAAGAAATGATCTTGAAACAGTTGATGCTAATGGATTTACCGTAGTAAAACCAGATCTTTTACTTTCATTCTACAGAAATATTCATTCCAGCGATAAATGCTGGGCAGTAATGGCAGCAAAAGAATTATTACAAAAGGGAATAAATCCTGTTGGACATCCCTTATTAAGCAAAATGCCAAAATA